One segment of Synechococcus sp. A15-24 DNA contains the following:
- a CDS encoding valine--tRNA ligase, whose product MPELAKTYDPVGTEACWQQAWEDQGAFHPDPKAPGEPFSVVIPPPNVTGSLHMGHAFNTALIDTIVRSQRLAGKNVLCLPGTDHASIAVQTILEKQLKEEGKTRHDLGRDAFLERAWQWKAESGGRIVGQLRRLGYSVDWQRQRFTLDEGLSEAVKEAFVRLHEQGLIYRGEYLVNWCPASGSAVSDLEVEMKEVDGHLWHFRYPLSSGDGHLEVATTRPETMLGDTAVAVNPTDERYAHLVGQTLTLPFVGREIPIVADDHVEKDFGTGCVKVTPAHDPNDFAIGHRHDLPQITVMRKNGTMNKEAGQFEGLDRFEARKAVVAGLEELGLLVKVEDYRHSVPYSDRGKVPVEPLLSTQWFVKTEPLAARCREALEKQDPRFIPERWEKVYRDWLTDIRDWCISRQLWWGHRIPAWFVISETGGKYTDTTPYVVARNEAEALAKAKAEYGAAAEIEQDEDVLDTWFSSGLWPFSTLGWPDADSADLQRWYPTSTLVTGFDIIFFWVARMTMMAGAFTGEMPFQDVYIHGLVRDEQNRKMSKSAGNGIDPLLLIERYGTDALRFALVREVAGAGQDIRLDYDRKTDTSATVEASRNFANKLWNATRFALMNLGGETPAQLGDPDPAALQLADRWILSRLARVNRETAERYSSYGLGEAAKGLYEFAWNDVCDWYLELSKRRLNPGENPSAEALADQRVAKQVLAKVISQMHLMLHPLMPHLTEELWHSVTGESETTFLALQPWPVLDESALDDALEASFAELIAAIRVVRNLRAVAGLKPSQSVPVRFVTGRGELAAVLNQGTADITALTRAESVAVMAPAEADAAPVAKALAGVSGELQVLLPIEGLVDLDALKGRLEKDIAKAEKEIKGLAGRLGNPNFADKAPPEVVAECQANLDEKQAQADLARKRLADLS is encoded by the coding sequence GTGCCCGAACTGGCCAAGACCTACGATCCGGTTGGTACGGAAGCGTGCTGGCAGCAGGCCTGGGAAGACCAGGGAGCCTTCCATCCTGATCCCAAAGCACCCGGTGAACCGTTCTCGGTGGTGATTCCGCCGCCGAACGTGACCGGCAGCCTGCACATGGGCCATGCCTTCAACACAGCCCTGATCGACACGATCGTGCGCTCCCAGCGCCTGGCTGGGAAAAACGTTCTCTGTCTGCCGGGCACCGATCACGCCTCGATCGCCGTGCAGACGATTCTCGAGAAGCAGCTCAAGGAGGAGGGCAAGACCCGTCACGACCTCGGCCGCGATGCCTTCCTGGAACGGGCTTGGCAATGGAAGGCCGAAAGCGGTGGCCGGATCGTGGGCCAGCTGCGGCGTTTGGGTTATTCCGTGGATTGGCAGCGCCAGCGCTTCACCCTCGACGAGGGCCTGAGTGAGGCGGTGAAAGAGGCCTTTGTGCGCCTGCATGAGCAGGGGCTGATTTACCGCGGTGAGTACCTGGTGAACTGGTGCCCCGCCTCCGGTTCGGCGGTGAGCGATCTGGAGGTGGAGATGAAGGAGGTGGACGGCCACCTCTGGCATTTCCGCTATCCGCTCAGCAGCGGCGATGGCCATCTGGAGGTGGCCACCACTCGGCCCGAAACGATGTTGGGTGACACGGCGGTGGCGGTGAATCCCACCGACGAGCGCTATGCCCATCTGGTGGGCCAGACCCTCACGCTGCCGTTTGTGGGCCGTGAGATTCCGATCGTGGCCGACGACCACGTGGAGAAAGACTTCGGCACCGGCTGCGTCAAGGTGACGCCGGCCCACGACCCCAACGATTTTGCCATCGGCCATCGCCACGATTTGCCTCAGATCACGGTGATGCGCAAGAACGGCACGATGAACAAGGAGGCCGGCCAGTTCGAAGGGCTTGATCGCTTCGAGGCCCGCAAGGCTGTGGTGGCTGGCCTGGAGGAGCTGGGCCTGCTTGTGAAGGTGGAGGACTACCGCCACAGCGTTCCCTATTCAGACCGCGGCAAGGTGCCGGTGGAGCCGTTGCTCTCCACCCAGTGGTTTGTCAAAACCGAGCCCCTGGCGGCTCGCTGCCGCGAGGCCCTCGAGAAGCAGGATCCCCGCTTCATCCCAGAGCGCTGGGAGAAGGTGTATCGCGATTGGCTCACCGACATCCGCGACTGGTGCATCAGCCGTCAGCTCTGGTGGGGCCATCGCATTCCCGCCTGGTTCGTGATCAGCGAGACCGGCGGCAAGTACACCGACACCACGCCCTATGTGGTGGCCCGCAACGAAGCCGAAGCCCTGGCGAAGGCCAAGGCGGAGTACGGCGCGGCGGCGGAGATCGAGCAGGACGAAGACGTGCTCGACACCTGGTTCTCCAGTGGCCTCTGGCCCTTCTCCACCCTGGGTTGGCCTGATGCCGATAGCGCCGACCTGCAGCGCTGGTACCCCACCAGCACCCTGGTGACGGGCTTCGACATCATCTTTTTCTGGGTGGCACGGATGACGATGATGGCCGGCGCCTTCACCGGTGAGATGCCCTTCCAAGACGTGTACATCCACGGCCTGGTGCGGGACGAGCAGAACCGCAAGATGAGCAAAAGCGCCGGAAACGGCATCGATCCGCTGCTGCTGATTGAGCGTTATGGCACCGATGCCCTGCGCTTCGCCTTGGTGCGGGAGGTGGCCGGTGCGGGGCAGGACATCCGCCTGGACTACGACCGCAAGACCGACACCTCCGCCACGGTGGAGGCCTCGCGCAACTTCGCCAACAAGCTCTGGAACGCCACCCGCTTCGCTCTGATGAACCTGGGCGGCGAAACGCCGGCCCAGCTGGGGGATCCTGACCCCGCGGCCCTGCAGCTGGCGGATCGTTGGATCCTCTCCCGCCTGGCCCGGGTGAACCGGGAGACGGCCGAGCGCTACAGCAGCTATGGCCTGGGTGAAGCGGCCAAGGGGCTTTACGAGTTCGCCTGGAACGACGTCTGCGACTGGTATCTGGAGCTGAGCAAGCGCCGTCTCAACCCCGGTGAGAATCCTTCAGCAGAGGCTCTCGCCGATCAGCGGGTGGCCAAGCAGGTGCTGGCCAAGGTGATCAGTCAGATGCATCTGATGTTGCATCCACTGATGCCCCACCTCACCGAGGAGCTCTGGCACAGCGTGACGGGTGAGTCGGAAACCACCTTCCTGGCCCTGCAGCCCTGGCCGGTGCTGGACGAGAGCGCTCTGGATGATGCCTTGGAAGCCTCCTTTGCTGAGCTGATCGCTGCAATCCGTGTGGTGCGCAATCTGCGCGCTGTGGCGGGGCTTAAGCCCTCGCAATCGGTACCGGTGCGTTTCGTCACCGGCCGCGGCGAGCTGGCGGCGGTGCTCAACCAGGGCACGGCTGACATCACGGCCCTGACGCGGGCGGAGTCGGTGGCGGTGATGGCGCCGGCAGAGGCGGATGCAGCTCCGGTGGCCAAGGCCCTGGCGGGGGTGAGCGGTGAGCTGCAGGTGCTGCTGCCGATCGAAGGCCTGGTGGATCTCGATGCGCTCAAGGGCCGCCTCGAGAAAGACATCGCCAAGGCCGAGAAGGAGATCAAGGGCCTGGCGGGCCGGCTGGGCAACCCCAACTTCGCCGATAAGGCACCGCCGGAGGTGGTGGCGGAATGCCAGGCCAACCTGGATGAGAAGCAGGCCCAGGCCGATCTGGCCCGCAAACGCCTGGCGGATCTGAGCTGA
- a CDS encoding 2OG-Fe(II) oxygenase, translating to MNLIGRYSNSGYLSVADAVRDFFERRVDLQRPGVAFVPEGEGEPAKQSTDISLVAIDRLEPESFALSQLILRGVTAGLERYLKERPLFRDCCPEQSLFVNPIFNLQHYAPGEGFKRWHCDWMISDEATEPVHRVLAWILYCNDVDEAGTEFHWQDHHEPAERGKLVIFPAGPSHIHRGRVNESARKLIATGWINAGRQEDYLRRLAR from the coding sequence ATGAATCTGATCGGGCGCTACAGCAATTCCGGCTACCTGTCGGTTGCCGATGCGGTGCGTGACTTCTTCGAACGCCGTGTGGATTTGCAGCGGCCCGGCGTGGCCTTCGTGCCGGAGGGTGAGGGGGAACCGGCGAAACAGAGCACTGACATCAGCCTGGTGGCGATTGATCGCTTGGAACCGGAATCCTTTGCTCTGTCGCAACTGATCCTTCGTGGGGTGACGGCCGGCCTGGAGCGTTATCTGAAGGAGCGGCCCCTGTTTCGCGATTGCTGTCCGGAGCAGAGCCTGTTTGTGAATCCGATCTTCAACCTTCAGCACTACGCCCCCGGGGAGGGCTTCAAGCGCTGGCACTGCGACTGGATGATCAGCGATGAGGCCACTGAACCCGTCCACCGGGTGCTGGCCTGGATTCTCTATTGCAACGACGTGGATGAAGCTGGGACCGAGTTCCACTGGCAGGACCACCACGAACCGGCGGAACGGGGCAAGTTGGTGATCTTTCCGGCTGGTCCGTCCCACATTCATCGCGGACGGGTCAACGAGAGCGCCCGAAAGCTGATCGCCACCGGCTGGATCAACGCCGGTCGCCAGGAGGACTATCTACGGCGTCTCGCCCGTTGA
- a CDS encoding protein phosphatase encodes MDSADATGLQATLFDFAIGELVKQHRESFQPLWTVDSWVKLLIWLSLNCGCSGHEAGMARFVEALGSTVTTRMRRVFFERELEDLDLQVMADPAEQQVLVLPMGPGVPLDLDRAAAVIEQVQLQDHVVADRVRWQQLDAVVAVPRLETAV; translated from the coding sequence ATGGATTCCGCTGATGCCACTGGCCTGCAGGCCACCCTGTTCGATTTCGCCATCGGCGAGTTAGTGAAGCAGCACCGCGAGAGCTTCCAGCCGTTGTGGACGGTGGACAGCTGGGTGAAGCTGCTAATCTGGTTGTCGCTCAACTGTGGGTGCTCTGGACATGAGGCCGGGATGGCCCGTTTTGTTGAGGCCCTTGGCTCCACTGTGACCACGCGCATGCGGCGAGTGTTCTTTGAGCGGGAGCTGGAGGACCTCGATTTGCAGGTGATGGCCGATCCGGCAGAACAGCAGGTTTTGGTGCTGCCGATGGGACCTGGTGTCCCCCTGGATCTCGATCGGGCCGCGGCGGTGATCGAGCAGGTGCAATTGCAGGACCATGTGGTGGCTGACCGGGTGCGCTGGCAGCAGCTCGATGCGGTGGTGGCCGTCCCGCGCCTGGAGACAGCGGTATGA
- a CDS encoding oxidoreductase gives MVWTVDDIPSQEGRVALVTGANSGLGLATARAMSARGATVIMACRSRRKAETARKQLLEAGLTGLDLLELDLADLNSVQRAAAEVSDRYGHLDLLFNNAGVMAPPRQLTVQGHELQLGVNHLGHMALTLKLLPLMQGRNDARVVTVTSGAQYFGRIRWTDPSWAQGYDRYAAYSQSKLANVMFALELEARQQKQGGGIRSLAAHPGLARTDLQPTAIASGGNRLEAVAYRLMDPLFQSAAMGALPQLHAATAATAQGGEHYGPDQLGGMRGHPTRCRIAPAALDREQRQRLWQLSERLISA, from the coding sequence ATGGTCTGGACCGTTGACGACATCCCCTCCCAGGAGGGGAGAGTTGCGCTTGTCACAGGAGCGAACAGCGGTCTGGGCCTGGCCACCGCCCGCGCCATGAGCGCTCGCGGGGCGACGGTGATCATGGCTTGCCGCTCCCGGCGCAAAGCCGAAACGGCACGGAAGCAGCTGCTGGAAGCGGGGCTCACCGGCCTGGATCTGCTGGAGCTTGACCTGGCGGACCTCAACAGTGTGCAGCGTGCTGCAGCCGAGGTGAGTGATCGCTACGGCCACCTGGATCTGCTGTTCAACAACGCCGGGGTGATGGCCCCACCGCGTCAGCTGACCGTTCAGGGCCATGAGCTGCAACTGGGCGTGAACCACCTGGGCCATATGGCCCTCACCCTAAAACTGCTGCCGCTGATGCAGGGTCGCAACGATGCCCGCGTGGTGACCGTGACCTCCGGCGCCCAGTACTTCGGACGCATTCGCTGGACTGACCCCAGCTGGGCACAGGGCTACGACCGCTACGCCGCCTACAGCCAGAGCAAGCTGGCCAATGTGATGTTCGCCCTGGAACTGGAGGCACGGCAGCAGAAGCAAGGCGGCGGCATCCGCTCTCTGGCAGCCCACCCCGGCCTGGCTCGTACGGATCTGCAGCCAACAGCGATCGCCAGTGGCGGCAACCGTCTGGAGGCTGTGGCATACCGCCTGATGGATCCCCTGTTCCAAAGCGCTGCCATGGGCGCCTTACCTCAGCTGCATGCCGCTACAGCCGCGACAGCGCAGGGGGGAGAGCACTACGGCCCAGACCAACTGGGGGGAATGCGCGGCCACCCAACCCGCTGCCGCATCGCTCCAGCCGCCCTCGACCGTGAGCAGCGTCAACGGCTCTGGCAACTCAGCGAACGGCTGATCAGTGCCTGA
- a CDS encoding transcriptional repressor produces the protein MTGSSPALNARQKALLTALNACGDEMSGQQLHRSLDDEASMGLATVYRNLRQLQQRGLVRCRHLPTGEALYAPVDRDRHHLTCVDCGTTQVLDHCPIHGIDVPADSRGDFKLLFHTLEFFGFCSSCRPQRSFKP, from the coding sequence ATGACTGGTTCCTCTCCTGCCTTGAACGCCCGTCAAAAGGCGTTGCTGACGGCTCTCAACGCCTGTGGGGATGAAATGAGTGGTCAACAGCTGCATCGCAGCCTCGATGACGAGGCATCCATGGGACTAGCGACCGTTTATCGCAATCTGCGGCAACTGCAGCAACGGGGCCTGGTGCGCTGTCGCCATCTGCCCACCGGCGAAGCGCTCTACGCCCCTGTGGACCGGGATCGCCATCACCTCACCTGTGTGGACTGTGGAACAACGCAGGTGCTGGACCATTGCCCCATCCATGGCATCGACGTGCCTGCTGACAGTCGAGGAGACTTCAAATTGTTGTTTCACACGCTTGAATTCTTTGGTTTCTGCAGCAGCTGCCGTCCGCAGCGAAGCTTCAAACCATGA
- a CDS encoding MBL fold metallo-hydrolase, translating to MTLAATYYGANSWLLEFNNLRVLVDPWLRGSLSFPPGSWLLKGVLPHERPAPGTLDLLLLTQGLADHSHPESLDLLPRDLPVIGSASAARVVRLLGFQTITSLKPGETTNHQGLTVRATAGAPVPMVENGYLLEHEAGQLYLEPHGFLDPTLPEQPLDAVITPMVDLGLPALGAFVKGCSVAPELVQRFQPTTMLASTSGGDVRFSGALSGILQMSGSVEQTGRDLPTSTQWLDPTPGERLVLKP from the coding sequence ATGACCCTGGCAGCGACCTACTACGGAGCCAATAGCTGGCTACTGGAATTCAACAACCTGCGCGTGCTTGTGGACCCCTGGCTCAGGGGAAGCCTGAGTTTTCCTCCGGGGTCCTGGCTTCTGAAAGGGGTTCTGCCCCATGAGCGTCCCGCACCTGGGACACTCGATCTGCTGCTGCTGACCCAGGGCTTGGCGGATCACAGCCACCCCGAAAGTCTTGATCTCCTGCCGCGCGATCTGCCCGTCATCGGCTCGGCATCCGCGGCACGGGTGGTGCGACTACTGGGATTTCAAACCATCACCAGCCTTAAACCAGGTGAGACAACCAACCATCAGGGACTCACGGTGCGTGCCACCGCCGGCGCTCCAGTTCCGATGGTGGAAAACGGCTATCTGCTGGAGCACGAGGCCGGACAGCTCTACCTGGAACCCCATGGATTCCTGGACCCAACCCTTCCCGAACAACCTCTGGATGCCGTGATCACGCCGATGGTGGATCTGGGTCTTCCAGCCCTGGGTGCTTTTGTGAAGGGCTGCAGCGTGGCGCCGGAATTGGTTCAGCGCTTCCAACCCACCACCATGCTGGCCAGCACCTCCGGTGGCGATGTGCGTTTCAGCGGCGCTTTGAGTGGAATCCTGCAGATGAGCGGTTCTGTGGAGCAAACCGGCCGCGACCTGCCGACGAGCACCCAATGGCTAGACCCCACACCAGGAGAGCGTTTGGTGCTGAAACCGTAA
- a CDS encoding chlorophyll a/b-binding protein yields MTNSNDNWFQTTAAREIHLEQLKQAERFNGRAAMLGIVIGIITEGLTGAGIAHQIGLGPLVDGYAACRTQFLPFCF; encoded by the coding sequence ATGACCAACTCCAACGACAACTGGTTCCAGACCACCGCAGCCCGTGAAATCCATCTGGAACAGCTCAAGCAAGCTGAGCGCTTCAATGGCCGCGCCGCCATGCTCGGCATCGTGATCGGGATCATCACCGAAGGACTCACCGGAGCTGGCATTGCCCACCAAATCGGCCTGGGGCCACTGGTGGATGGCTACGCCGCTTGCCGCACCCAGTTCCTTCCCTTCTGCTTCTGA
- a CDS encoding AAA family ATPase — translation MSEYDYRPLKDLIHDSKKGGVQDLGKNWRVHQFAASGIVVFPAERGTGKTTLMNHCCEAVQEGTPFLGAFKTQQAKALLIQGDEPEKFSERKFRRQGLKRNFDVIYLDEPFPFEQLLETIQSKEYGFIGCDSLTTVLCSEGQRITDSEIVDVLYRLNKCLVNNGVSMLMSAHCNKRKPDGNGIRRKRSEIEWDDISGIGTISAAVQDGWGLTSLNDGKFSLHALGKRNIEPGTTWVLERDVETYSWWLAEQQDQQKPVESENLAKRVLQHVEQHGYQSITEMVKALGGNAEHARLVCFDLFEQGQLQRHQRRTGKRGRPEYLYGVGDFSHVSHPPL, via the coding sequence ATGAGCGAATACGACTACCGGCCACTAAAGGACTTAATCCATGACTCAAAAAAAGGGGGTGTGCAGGACCTAGGAAAAAACTGGCGCGTTCATCAGTTCGCTGCCAGCGGCATTGTTGTGTTCCCTGCAGAGCGGGGCACTGGCAAAACAACCTTGATGAACCACTGCTGCGAGGCAGTTCAAGAAGGCACTCCCTTTCTGGGTGCCTTTAAAACACAGCAGGCCAAGGCACTGCTGATTCAAGGTGATGAGCCTGAGAAGTTCAGCGAACGCAAGTTCCGTCGTCAGGGACTGAAACGCAACTTTGATGTCATCTACTTAGATGAGCCGTTTCCATTTGAACAGCTCCTGGAGACCATTCAGTCAAAGGAGTACGGCTTCATTGGCTGCGACAGCTTGACCACCGTTCTGTGCTCAGAAGGGCAGCGCATAACTGACAGTGAAATTGTTGATGTCCTTTACCGACTCAACAAATGCCTGGTCAACAACGGCGTGTCGATGTTGATGAGTGCTCACTGCAATAAACGCAAGCCAGACGGAAATGGCATCAGGCGTAAGCGCTCAGAAATTGAGTGGGACGACATCTCTGGCATTGGAACCATCAGTGCTGCAGTTCAAGACGGCTGGGGTTTGACAAGCCTCAATGACGGCAAGTTTTCACTGCATGCCCTTGGCAAGCGGAATATCGAGCCAGGCACCACATGGGTTCTTGAGCGCGATGTCGAGACTTACAGCTGGTGGCTTGCAGAGCAGCAAGACCAACAGAAGCCAGTTGAGTCAGAAAACCTGGCCAAAAGGGTTCTGCAGCACGTTGAGCAACACGGCTATCAGTCCATCACTGAGATGGTCAAAGCTCTTGGTGGCAATGCAGAACACGCACGGCTGGTCTGCTTTGACCTGTTTGAACAAGGTCAGCTACAGCGTCACCAACGCAGAACCGGCAAGCGTGGCCGTCCTGAATACCTCTACGGCGTTGGGGATTTTTCCCATGTCTCGCACCCCCCCCTCTAA
- a CDS encoding DUF4326 domain-containing protein, which translates to MPKRIQRKRTAGWRMPKNTVYVGRPTRWGNPYPVTPAKDRDPGVPEETYYELAVDKFRFWLLSPAADDYWEQVRQELKGKDLACWCSEDKPCHADLLIQIANEE; encoded by the coding sequence ATGCCTAAACGTATACAACGCAAACGCACCGCTGGTTGGCGGATGCCTAAGAACACCGTTTATGTCGGTCGTCCTACTCGCTGGGGCAATCCATACCCAGTGACGCCAGCTAAGGATCGTGATCCTGGTGTTCCTGAGGAGACCTATTACGAGCTGGCGGTGGACAAATTCAGGTTCTGGCTTCTTTCGCCTGCTGCTGATGACTACTGGGAGCAGGTTCGACAAGAGCTGAAGGGTAAAGACCTTGCCTGTTGGTGCTCAGAAGACAAGCCCTGTCACGCCGACTTGTTGATCCAAATCGCAAACGAGGAATAA
- a CDS encoding site-specific integrase, which produces MPAQQWEKTLRRQIKDNHGFGWNVIAQSGKTKLTRVFEDGTKSAKVLPIEWKATNSVQILNAVTRVRQLMESRNLSLAEAVRLDTAELAVPSSHSGVAEQGWSAVVQEYLKGKQGLRSSTLSDLRTRLNRLLVCMDQKPKPRDSRALLKRYAQLFFADMESGGEGRRRNVQSVVAFLRYAVDRAGAYQCWLPPEKSFTAELIGVSATSTQARLTPPIKSPDLAALLDQMEADGRHDLRLATALISLYGLRPAELALLSVKEGRLYAGAVKRNTASLAQKPKPPRLCLPLDIEGRAGEGMKALQLYASGLVKLPQPVLNEISKVEEKQSFKQVGHAYGQLLRRYAPWQNLVRSNPGLSIYSLRHSWAWRCHVCSTNPLHVRQASALMGHTPTVHMSTYGRWVDESSLQAAVERYSEGLVAVE; this is translated from the coding sequence ATGCCCGCCCAGCAATGGGAAAAAACGCTTCGGCGTCAGATCAAGGACAACCACGGCTTCGGCTGGAACGTCATTGCTCAAAGCGGCAAAACCAAGCTGACTCGCGTTTTTGAAGACGGCACCAAGAGCGCCAAGGTGCTGCCGATTGAGTGGAAGGCCACCAACTCAGTGCAGATCTTGAACGCCGTCACACGCGTTCGGCAGCTGATGGAAAGCCGCAACCTCAGCCTTGCTGAGGCTGTTCGTCTAGACACCGCAGAACTTGCAGTTCCCTCCAGTCACAGCGGCGTTGCTGAACAAGGTTGGTCGGCTGTTGTGCAGGAGTACCTGAAGGGCAAGCAAGGTCTTCGCAGCTCAACGCTGTCTGACCTCAGAACGCGTCTGAATCGTTTGTTGGTGTGCATGGATCAAAAGCCCAAGCCACGCGATTCAAGGGCCTTGCTGAAGCGTTACGCGCAACTCTTTTTTGCCGACATGGAATCTGGTGGTGAAGGCCGTAGGCGCAATGTTCAAAGCGTCGTGGCTTTCTTGCGTTACGCCGTTGATCGGGCTGGTGCCTATCAGTGTTGGCTGCCGCCGGAGAAGTCATTCACAGCTGAACTGATCGGTGTTTCCGCTACTAGTACGCAGGCGCGTTTAACCCCACCAATCAAGTCGCCAGACCTTGCTGCCCTGTTGGATCAGATGGAGGCAGATGGCCGTCATGATTTGCGTTTAGCGACAGCCTTGATATCGCTTTATGGGCTCAGGCCCGCAGAGTTGGCTCTGCTGAGCGTCAAGGAAGGTCGGCTTTATGCCGGTGCCGTCAAAAGGAACACGGCTTCACTGGCGCAGAAGCCAAAGCCACCACGGCTGTGCCTGCCACTGGATATCGAAGGCCGTGCAGGTGAAGGAATGAAGGCTCTGCAGCTTTATGCCTCTGGCCTGGTGAAACTGCCCCAGCCGGTTCTGAACGAAATTTCCAAGGTTGAGGAGAAGCAAAGCTTTAAGCAGGTTGGTCATGCCTACGGGCAGTTGCTTCGCCGATACGCACCCTGGCAAAACTTGGTGCGAAGTAATCCAGGTCTCAGCATTTATTCGCTGAGGCATTCGTGGGCATGGCGCTGTCATGTTTGCTCAACTAATCCTTTGCACGTTCGACAAGCAAGTGCGCTTATGGGTCATACCCCGACCGTGCACATGTCAACATATGGCAGGTGGGTTGATGAATCTAGTCTGCAAGCGGCAGTTGAGCGGTACTCCGAAGGTTTGGTCGCTGTTGAATAA
- a CDS encoding metal-binding protein, with amino-acid sequence MASGRAHDRATLIVSAPIGMAAAIWWGADAGFIAAAACLIGGLWLSPDLDTHSNALRRWGPLRGLWWPYRHLIPHRSLWSHGPLIGTALRLLWLLSWWVVVSLLIGWPTNAGLPTLVSWLNQQPQQAIALGIGLEASAWLHLILDGDPWPVEWSPRRLGQRRRR; translated from the coding sequence ATGGCCTCCGGCAGAGCCCATGACCGCGCCACGCTGATTGTCAGTGCACCCATCGGAATGGCTGCTGCAATTTGGTGGGGAGCTGACGCCGGGTTCATCGCAGCGGCTGCATGCCTCATCGGCGGACTCTGGCTGTCACCAGATCTCGACACCCACTCCAACGCCCTGCGGCGCTGGGGACCGCTCCGTGGGCTGTGGTGGCCCTACAGGCACCTAATTCCCCACCGATCGCTCTGGTCCCACGGCCCCTTGATCGGCACAGCCCTGCGATTGCTGTGGCTGCTGAGCTGGTGGGTTGTGGTGTCACTGCTGATCGGGTGGCCCACAAACGCCGGGTTGCCGACGCTGGTCAGTTGGCTGAACCAGCAGCCTCAACAGGCCATCGCCCTCGGAATCGGGCTGGAGGCGAGTGCCTGGCTGCACCTGATCCTGGATGGCGATCCCTGGCCTGTGGAGTGGTCACCGCGGCGTCTAGGGCAACGGCGGCGGCGGTGA